From the genome of Elusimicrobiota bacterium, one region includes:
- a CDS encoding O-antigen ligase family protein, whose amino-acid sequence MTLTPSLKTQTDALSLIRLRFDFWVLLGVVALAPFCAAAVDLWAQTLIHVTLIGLACRWVLNNVALSKEAMIYSRLWACLLVTLGISTFFSGCPVRSQQEFWLWVDYALIFFLTGRLSSDEQKKFITALFWTWSLLCLWALGQFFFRHAALQASLLNPNLLAGYLLIPFFAGLERLNDSRSRLWPVLFLILTGGTLIRTGSIGAFLGFAAGLLYLSGREQKGRRQNRSWFLMAVLILLGGVLWKFSAGGDPHRWLWWQATLQMAAVHPFRGLGPGSFEMAIPHLKDLSLYSLYAHSTLLQWLAENGLLFLSSLAALWIYALRGSHRPFLAAGVIAVIVHNTIDYSLLIPAHAFLFWSLLSLCSGPWAAVTSHRHLPYIIRATGLTIGCAGAWLALSYFQADRWQAKAEAAFRTGDYAQAGRWSEEATRLSPGAAAPYELRSRLALEEARTTSHSGPLLEALAGQLSALEREPVRTSYWRNTLQLYTIAGMPQAAGLLRQELLSAAPYLKNDKRF is encoded by the coding sequence ATGACGTTAACTCCATCTTTGAAGACGCAGACGGATGCTTTATCCTTGATCCGTCTGCGTTTTGATTTTTGGGTCCTGTTGGGAGTTGTTGCCCTCGCACCTTTCTGCGCCGCGGCCGTGGATCTATGGGCTCAAACGCTTATTCACGTCACGCTGATTGGCCTGGCCTGCCGATGGGTCCTCAACAACGTTGCTCTTTCGAAAGAAGCGATGATCTACTCCAGACTCTGGGCCTGTCTCCTCGTCACATTAGGTATTTCCACCTTCTTCTCCGGTTGTCCTGTCCGTAGCCAGCAGGAATTTTGGTTATGGGTGGATTATGCGCTTATTTTTTTCTTAACGGGCCGGCTTTCCTCTGATGAACAAAAGAAGTTTATCACCGCTCTTTTCTGGACCTGGAGTCTGCTCTGTCTCTGGGCGCTCGGCCAGTTCTTCTTCCGTCATGCCGCCCTTCAGGCGAGTCTCCTTAATCCCAATCTGCTGGCCGGGTATCTGCTGATCCCATTTTTTGCTGGTCTTGAACGATTGAATGACTCCCGTTCCCGTCTCTGGCCGGTCTTGTTTCTGATTCTGACAGGTGGGACTCTGATTCGGACCGGTTCAATAGGCGCTTTTCTGGGTTTTGCCGCAGGATTGCTGTATTTGTCCGGCCGCGAACAGAAAGGCCGGAGACAGAACCGTTCTTGGTTTCTAATGGCCGTGTTGATTTTACTGGGGGGAGTTCTCTGGAAGTTTTCCGCGGGAGGCGACCCGCATCGCTGGCTCTGGTGGCAAGCCACGCTCCAAATGGCCGCGGTCCATCCCTTCCGGGGTCTGGGTCCAGGATCCTTTGAGATGGCCATCCCGCATTTAAAAGACCTTTCCCTCTATTCGTTGTATGCTCACAGCACGCTGCTCCAATGGCTGGCTGAAAATGGCCTCCTGTTCTTATCCAGCCTGGCGGCTCTCTGGATTTATGCCCTTCGCGGGTCCCACCGCCCCTTCCTGGCGGCCGGGGTCATCGCCGTGATAGTGCACAACACGATCGACTACAGCCTGCTGATCCCGGCTCATGCTTTCCTCTTCTGGAGCTTGCTGTCCTTATGCAGCGGCCCCTGGGCCGCGGTCACATCTCATCGCCATCTTCCTTATATTATCCGGGCGACCGGACTGACGATCGGTTGCGCCGGTGCCTGGCTGGCCCTTTCGTATTTTCAGGCGGATCGTTGGCAAGCCAAAGCGGAAGCCGCTTTTCGAACAGGGGATTATGCGCAGGCCGGCCGCTGGTCGGAAGAGGCCACCCGCCTCTCTCCAGGAGCAGCTGCTCCTTATGAATTGCGATCGCGCCTGGCGCTGGAAGAAGCACGCACGACAAGCCATTCCGGTCCTCTCCTAGAAGCCCTGGCCGGCCAGTTATCCGCTCTGGAGCGGGAACCTGTTCGAACCTCCTATTGGCGAAACACCCTTCAACTCTACACCATCGCTGGGATGCCTCAGGCAGCCGGGCTCCTTCGGCAGGAACTTCTATCGGCCGCTCCCTATTTAAAGAATGATAAACGCTTCTAA
- the pilQ gene encoding type IV pilus secretin PilQ, whose amino-acid sequence MIELKGQPILATLLSICLSGQPLLAAVDSEMRDADLSAGTSEVQTTPSSESEEAPRAQTTRVGDLVLPKTPMTMDFQDADVRDVLHLLAVKSGLNIIYGSDVLGPVSVHLDRVPFDQAFHTILTLKALVALPMGPKVIRVVTSTALTTEQSQATTFTRVFRLNYATAEEVKKPIDAIRSSAGRKGVSTVDKATNSIIITDTQEGLKEVEDLIPILDKKPQQVDIESKIVEVTLDDETQTGISWQYAVQNKGGDSSIGSSNTSETTIVPGSGGYLPVAPFTTYTDNQATAGTGVNLPGSSMSSVALSLLTQKGAYLLGAQLTALANKGRVKILSTPHIVTINNEEAKIEVASQYPYYVSTLSGSGASQQSVQFITAGVKLNVKPTVNADRRITLKVRPEVSDASVTATGAPPQVNTRNADTTVILKDGETIAIGGLIKENTTKTVSGIPFLMNIPILGYLFKTTDDRKQRTELIVFLTPKITAE is encoded by the coding sequence ATGATTGAGCTTAAAGGACAACCTATTTTAGCGACGCTACTGTCGATCTGCCTCTCCGGCCAACCGCTTCTGGCTGCGGTGGACTCCGAGATGCGCGACGCGGATCTGTCCGCCGGCACCTCCGAGGTTCAAACGACGCCCTCTTCAGAAAGCGAGGAAGCCCCCCGCGCCCAAACCACCCGGGTCGGCGATCTGGTTCTACCTAAAACCCCCATGACGATGGATTTTCAGGATGCCGATGTCCGGGATGTGCTCCATCTGCTGGCCGTTAAATCCGGGCTGAATATCATTTATGGATCGGACGTCTTGGGTCCTGTCTCGGTTCATCTGGATCGGGTTCCGTTTGATCAGGCCTTCCACACGATTCTGACCCTCAAAGCGCTGGTGGCCTTGCCCATGGGGCCCAAGGTGATCCGCGTGGTGACCTCAACAGCCCTGACGACGGAACAATCGCAGGCAACGACCTTTACCCGCGTTTTCCGCCTGAATTATGCCACCGCCGAAGAAGTGAAAAAACCCATTGATGCCATCCGCAGTTCCGCCGGCCGCAAGGGGGTTTCCACCGTTGATAAAGCGACGAATTCCATCATTATTACCGATACCCAGGAAGGCCTGAAGGAAGTCGAAGACCTGATTCCCATACTGGATAAGAAGCCGCAGCAGGTGGATATTGAATCCAAGATCGTTGAAGTGACGCTCGACGACGAAACCCAGACCGGCATCAGCTGGCAATATGCTGTTCAAAATAAGGGCGGTGACTCCTCAATCGGTTCATCGAACACGAGTGAAACGACAATAGTTCCCGGGAGTGGCGGTTATTTACCCGTAGCTCCGTTCACTACATATACGGACAATCAAGCAACGGCAGGGACAGGCGTTAATCTGCCAGGTTCGTCCATGAGTTCAGTAGCGTTATCGCTCTTGACCCAGAAGGGCGCCTATTTACTCGGCGCTCAACTCACCGCTCTGGCCAACAAAGGGCGCGTGAAGATTCTGTCCACCCCGCATATTGTGACGATCAACAACGAAGAGGCTAAAATTGAAGTCGCTTCTCAGTATCCTTATTATGTCTCCACCCTCTCCGGCAGCGGAGCGTCTCAGCAGAGCGTCCAGTTTATTACCGCTGGCGTGAAGTTGAACGTTAAACCCACGGTGAACGCGGATCGCCGCATCACCCTGAAGGTGCGACCGGAGGTCAGTGACGCCAGCGTGACCGCCACCGGAGCCCCGCCCCAGGTGAATACGCGAAACGCGGACACCACGGTGATTCTGAAAGATGGAGAAACCATCGCCATCGGCGGACTCATTAAAGAAAACACCACCAAAACCGTATCCGGTATCCCGTTCCTGATGAATATCCCGATCCTCGGCTACCTTTTCAAAACCACCGACGACCGGAAACAACGCACGGAGCTGATTGTTTTCCTGACCCCAAAAATTACTGCTGAATGA
- the pilO gene encoding type 4a pilus biogenesis protein PilO — protein MPLKNRNITLLLCSLALIGASVWGYWKFVFQPLQNSISFEKRNVAELNSKLSLARARAGQLNKIQTEMQSLQVDVAELERQLPKSVELPSLIRVFTHRVESYGLTLASFAPQKSAPKGLYDEVPYQVSLSASFHTIGNFFTAMGKGERLFAARNLALQGTNSKTDASKTVTATFTLIAFKYHE, from the coding sequence ATGCCACTAAAAAATCGTAACATCACGCTTCTTCTGTGTTCCCTGGCGCTGATTGGCGCCAGCGTATGGGGATACTGGAAATTTGTTTTCCAGCCTCTACAAAACTCGATTTCCTTCGAGAAAAGAAACGTGGCGGAGTTGAACTCAAAACTGAGCCTCGCTCGCGCCCGGGCCGGACAGCTGAATAAAATCCAGACCGAAATGCAGAGCCTTCAGGTGGATGTGGCTGAACTGGAACGCCAGCTGCCGAAGAGCGTGGAATTACCAAGCTTGATCCGCGTGTTCACCCACCGCGTCGAGTCCTACGGCTTAACGTTGGCGTCATTTGCCCCGCAAAAATCCGCTCCCAAAGGCCTCTATGATGAAGTGCCTTATCAGGTGTCCTTGTCCGCCTCCTTCCATACCATCGGAAATTTCTTTACCGCCATGGGCAAGGGCGAACGCTTGTTTGCCGCGAGAAATCTGGCCCTGCAGGGCACCAATTCCAAGACGGACGCGTCGAAGACCGTGACGGCCACCTTTACGCTCATTGCGTTTAAATACCATGAATAA
- a CDS encoding PilN domain-containing protein, whose product MIHINLLPSELETNATPVNPAIPIVAPAVLILVIFLIPLWIKQKGTHKHLQIDSAALKSELERYQPIINQVEALEAQKLQLGNRKNIIQQLESERLRYPQFMDDFVKLLPGNLWLTNLTTVSQPGSNNLQVGMDLIALDNYAIADLISNLETSQIFSDIDMGTLNATQQAEGGQTISFHINTMYKRMNPVPDATKKS is encoded by the coding sequence ATGATCCACATCAATTTACTTCCATCGGAATTGGAAACCAATGCCACACCCGTTAATCCCGCCATTCCCATTGTCGCTCCGGCTGTTTTGATTTTAGTCATTTTTCTCATTCCCCTCTGGATCAAACAGAAAGGGACGCACAAACACCTCCAAATAGACTCGGCGGCCTTAAAGAGCGAGCTGGAGCGTTACCAGCCGATTATCAACCAAGTCGAGGCTCTGGAAGCTCAGAAACTACAGCTCGGAAACCGGAAAAATATTATTCAACAGCTGGAAAGTGAGAGGCTTCGCTACCCGCAGTTTATGGATGATTTCGTCAAACTGCTCCCGGGGAATCTCTGGCTGACCAACTTAACGACCGTGAGCCAGCCCGGCAGCAACAATCTTCAGGTCGGCATGGATCTCATCGCGCTCGACAACTATGCCATCGCCGATCTGATTTCAAACCTTGAAACATCACAAATTTTCTCTGACATTGATATGGGGACGCTTAACGCGACCCAGCAGGCGGAAGGGGGACAAACGATCTCCTTCCATATTAATACGATGTATAAACGAATGAACCCGGTGCCCGATGCCACTAAAAAATCGTAA
- the pilM gene encoding type IV pilus assembly protein PilM, which produces MLNFFKRKQDLLGVDIGTFAIKLVCLKKQGGQWSLMHWGVIPYGDDLPLDTPLIDRKGQAIMALQNYLRTTALPSQKSVTSVSGNSVIVRYVKMNKMPAAELAKSIKFEAEPYIPFNIEDVNISFDILGDLVEEGQSQMETLLVAAKKDSVELRVDVLKEAGLQPVIVDVDAFALENAYEQVFPGSQSETVLFLNIGASFTNMSIVEKGVSRVVRDVFIAGNTFTKAIQRQFQCDVKTAEQKKLTYGLVENASDPEAQQTTEALLPVARDLITEVQRSIDFYLSQGTDRLVNKIFLCGGSANLKMLDTLLANELKIQVEIFNPLPLLQNPPTDLTEEQQAQLPQLAVALGLATRRVKDGVA; this is translated from the coding sequence ATGTTGAACTTCTTCAAACGGAAACAAGACCTTCTAGGTGTTGACATTGGCACCTTTGCGATTAAGCTGGTTTGCCTGAAAAAACAAGGGGGGCAATGGAGCTTGATGCACTGGGGGGTTATTCCTTATGGAGACGATTTGCCGTTGGATACCCCGCTGATTGACCGCAAAGGTCAAGCCATTATGGCTCTTCAGAATTACCTGCGGACAACAGCCCTTCCCTCCCAGAAATCCGTCACCTCCGTGTCCGGAAATTCGGTCATCGTCCGATACGTCAAGATGAATAAGATGCCGGCGGCTGAATTAGCTAAATCCATCAAATTTGAGGCGGAACCTTACATCCCGTTTAATATTGAAGACGTGAACATCAGTTTTGATATCTTGGGGGACTTGGTGGAAGAGGGGCAATCCCAGATGGAAACCCTTCTGGTGGCCGCCAAAAAAGACTCGGTGGAGTTGCGGGTGGATGTCCTGAAGGAAGCCGGCCTTCAGCCGGTGATTGTGGATGTAGATGCCTTTGCGCTTGAGAATGCCTACGAACAGGTTTTCCCGGGTTCGCAATCGGAGACGGTCCTCTTTTTGAATATCGGCGCCAGCTTTACCAATATGTCCATCGTTGAAAAAGGGGTCAGCCGGGTCGTCCGGGATGTTTTTATCGCCGGAAATACGTTCACCAAAGCTATCCAACGGCAGTTCCAATGTGACGTCAAAACAGCCGAACAAAAGAAACTGACCTACGGCCTGGTCGAAAACGCTTCTGATCCGGAAGCGCAACAAACCACGGAAGCGCTTTTGCCCGTTGCCCGAGATCTGATCACCGAGGTGCAACGATCCATCGATTTTTATCTGTCCCAAGGGACGGATCGCTTGGTGAATAAGATTTTTCTTTGCGGGGGAAGCGCCAATTTAAAAATGTTGGACACCCTTCTGGCGAATGAACTGAAAATTCAGGTTGAAATCTTTAATCCTCTTCCGCTGTTACAAAATCCGCCGACCGACCTGACGGAAGAACAACAGGCTCAACTGCCGCAACTGGCGGTGGCACTGGGTCTGGCCACCCGTCGCGTAAAGGACGGCGTCGCATGA
- a CDS encoding prepilin peptidase produces MRYLISFLFGLAFGSFANVCILRLPKCESLGFPRSRCPQCSHPLRWIDNIPLLSFLFLRGRCHFCHQPILWQYPLVETTMAFLFMFNALWFGSPGRVLISDLLSFYLLTLSIIDYRHRIIPDELSLSLVIWGLVFSYKNPFLPGGWPGVIESLLAGTTGFLGMLLLAWLGEKLFKKEALGGGDIKLMAAFGALLGWSGLFGSLFFGSLLGGLLGGGLMLFGRKKRGDVLPFGPFLSFGAYLACLFPNEWIRVISP; encoded by the coding sequence ATGCGTTATCTCATCTCCTTTTTGTTTGGACTCGCCTTTGGAAGCTTTGCCAATGTCTGTATCCTCCGACTCCCAAAATGCGAATCGTTAGGCTTTCCGCGATCCCGCTGTCCTCAATGCAGTCACCCCCTCCGCTGGATCGACAACATTCCCTTGCTTAGCTTTTTATTTCTCCGGGGACGATGCCACTTCTGTCATCAACCGATTTTGTGGCAGTATCCGTTGGTCGAAACAACCATGGCTTTCCTATTTATGTTCAATGCCCTGTGGTTTGGATCTCCAGGACGCGTTTTGATTTCCGACCTGCTCTCGTTTTATTTACTCACTCTCTCCATAATTGACTATCGTCATCGCATCATTCCGGATGAACTCTCTCTCTCCTTAGTGATTTGGGGGTTGGTCTTTTCCTATAAGAACCCCTTCCTCCCGGGAGGTTGGCCGGGGGTGATCGAAAGTCTTCTGGCTGGAACGACGGGTTTTCTGGGAATGCTCCTGCTGGCCTGGTTAGGAGAAAAACTATTTAAAAAAGAGGCTCTAGGCGGAGGAGACATTAAGCTGATGGCCGCCTTTGGCGCTCTGTTAGGTTGGTCCGGGTTATTCGGTTCTCTCTTTTTTGGATCACTCCTCGGCGGGCTTCTCGGAGGCGGTCTCATGCTCTTCGGCAGAAAGAAAAGAGGGGACGTTTTACCCTTCGGCCCCTTTTTAAGCTTCGGCGCGTACCTGGCTTGTCTCTTCCCGAATGAGTGGATCCGGGTGATTTCCCCTTGA
- a CDS encoding prepilin-type N-terminal cleavage/methylation domain-containing protein, translating into MSHLKSKRGFTLIELMIVVAIIGILAAIAIPQFANMVSKSQEGATKGNLGSIRSALSIYYGDNEGVYPVAAASLAVLTTAQKYMQSIPSATLPRTTNNGAGHGTSAAVVNTLGDAGGWYYNNDNSATSTTYGSLVVNCSHNDLKSSPWTSY; encoded by the coding sequence ATGAGTCACTTGAAATCCAAACGAGGGTTCACCCTGATCGAACTCATGATTGTCGTCGCTATCATTGGTATCCTGGCCGCCATCGCGATTCCGCAATTCGCGAACATGGTGTCCAAATCACAAGAAGGAGCCACGAAAGGGAACCTGGGATCCATCCGCTCCGCGTTATCTATTTATTACGGAGATAACGAAGGGGTCTATCCAGTAGCCGCAGCAAGCCTGGCTGTGCTGACAACGGCGCAGAAATACATGCAATCCATACCATCGGCAACCCTGCCGAGGACCACGAACAATGGTGCTGGACATGGGACCAGTGCGGCGGTTGTAAACACTCTCGGCGATGCCGGCGGGTGGTACTACAACAACGACAACTCCGCCACGTCAACGACCTACGGGAGTCTTGTGGTCAATTGTTCACACAATGACCTGAAAAGCAGCCCGTGGACGTCGTACTAA
- a CDS encoding type II secretion system F family protein: MPQFRYTARTTAGKVVEGVIDAQVQRAAMEKLRTQRMTVMSVAEVKPAGSLLSKLSLFEGGVKSKDLVIFSRQLATLVSAGVPIVQGLNILTEQIQSPVFKRIATTVRTDIESGIAIADAMRKHPKAFSELYVSMIRAGETGGVLDSILERLSSYLEAAEELRGKVKGAMVYPLVVSGVASAVTLFLLVAVIPTFKTVFASFGAGLPLPTQILLTVSDFIRSYFLFLLTLPIGVFVGISRWYKTEKGRLVIDSLLIRLPVIGDLLKKVAVSKLSRTLGTLIKSGVPILQALDTVAKTSGNRVVENAIMKCRESIREGEKIADPLKESGIFPAMVIQMISVGEETGNLETMLAKIADFYDQEVDTAVKAMTSLIEPVIICVMGVVIGAIVICMFLPIFQMSSLVDK, encoded by the coding sequence ATGCCCCAGTTCCGCTATACCGCACGCACAACCGCCGGCAAAGTCGTTGAAGGGGTAATCGACGCGCAAGTCCAACGCGCCGCCATGGAGAAACTCCGCACCCAACGGATGACGGTGATGTCGGTGGCCGAAGTCAAACCCGCCGGGAGCCTGTTGAGTAAATTGTCTCTGTTCGAGGGGGGGGTCAAAAGCAAGGACCTGGTGATTTTCAGCCGGCAGCTGGCGACGCTGGTTTCAGCGGGCGTGCCGATTGTGCAAGGATTAAACATTTTGACGGAGCAGATCCAAAGCCCTGTTTTCAAACGGATTGCAACCACCGTACGGACTGATATCGAAAGCGGAATTGCCATCGCGGATGCGATGAGAAAGCATCCCAAAGCTTTTTCGGAACTCTACGTTTCCATGATACGGGCTGGAGAAACAGGAGGCGTACTGGACAGCATCCTGGAACGTCTTTCGTCCTATCTCGAAGCCGCGGAGGAACTCCGCGGGAAAGTGAAAGGCGCCATGGTGTACCCCCTGGTCGTGAGCGGCGTGGCGAGCGCGGTCACTCTGTTCCTGCTGGTGGCGGTCATCCCGACGTTCAAGACCGTCTTTGCCAGTTTTGGCGCTGGACTCCCCTTGCCTACACAAATATTGCTGACGGTCTCGGATTTCATCAGAAGCTATTTCTTGTTTTTACTAACCCTCCCGATCGGGGTCTTTGTCGGGATATCCAGATGGTATAAGACTGAAAAAGGCCGCCTGGTGATTGACAGTCTATTGATCCGCCTGCCGGTGATAGGCGATTTACTTAAGAAAGTCGCTGTTTCCAAGCTGTCGCGAACGCTGGGGACGCTGATCAAATCCGGTGTTCCGATTCTGCAGGCATTGGATACCGTAGCGAAAACATCGGGCAATCGAGTTGTTGAAAACGCCATTATGAAGTGCCGGGAATCGATCCGGGAAGGAGAAAAAATCGCCGATCCTCTGAAGGAATCCGGTATTTTCCCGGCGATGGTGATTCAAATGATTTCCGTTGGAGAAGAAACCGGGAACCTGGAAACCATGCTGGCCAAAATCGCTGATTTTTACGATCAGGAAGTGGATACCGCCGTTAAAGCGATGACGTCGCTGATCGAGCCGGTCATTATCTGCGTCATGGGAGTGGTCATCGGGGCCATTGTGATTTGCATGTTTTTGCCGATTTTCCAGATGAGTTCTCTCGTCGATAAGTAA
- a CDS encoding type IV pilus twitching motility protein PilT, which yields MIDMSELLRTMIERNASDLHITVGCPPMLRIDGIVVPTNFPKLTAEICQHLIYSLLTDTQKQRFESVNELDISFGIKNVGRIRMNVFRQRGAIGAALRSIPQKIQSLDELGLPPISYDVLKIPKGLILVTGPTGSGKSTTLASMIDNLNQTIQGHIVTIEDPIEFVHYHKKSIVNQREVGGDTTSFGQALKYVLRQDPDIILIGEMRDTETVQAAINIAETGHLVFATLHTTDAAQSINRMIDVFPPHQQAQVRTQVSFVLQAVFSQQLLPHINGVGRALAVEVLIVTPAIRNLIREAKTEQIIISMQTGAKHGMQTMNMSLNDLYLRHVISFQEALGASCDPDDIKRLMQRGNDSRTGNGAH from the coding sequence ATTATCGACATGTCGGAACTCTTGCGCACGATGATCGAGAGAAATGCCTCGGACCTGCATATTACGGTCGGCTGCCCGCCCATGCTGCGGATTGATGGGATCGTTGTGCCGACCAATTTTCCAAAATTGACGGCCGAAATCTGCCAGCATCTAATTTATTCCCTGTTGACCGATACCCAGAAGCAACGATTCGAGTCCGTCAATGAACTGGACATTTCCTTTGGCATCAAGAATGTCGGCCGCATCCGGATGAACGTTTTCCGCCAGCGCGGCGCCATTGGCGCCGCGCTTCGTTCCATCCCGCAAAAAATCCAATCCCTCGACGAATTGGGGTTGCCGCCCATCAGTTACGACGTCCTGAAAATTCCGAAAGGACTGATCCTGGTCACGGGACCGACCGGTTCGGGAAAATCCACGACGCTGGCCTCCATGATCGACAACCTGAACCAAACCATCCAGGGACATATTGTGACCATCGAAGACCCGATCGAATTCGTTCATTATCACAAGAAATCAATCGTCAACCAGCGCGAAGTGGGGGGGGATACGACCTCTTTTGGACAGGCCTTGAAATATGTCCTGCGGCAAGATCCGGATATCATTTTGATCGGCGAAATGCGCGACACGGAAACTGTTCAGGCGGCCATCAACATCGCTGAAACAGGTCATTTGGTGTTCGCCACGTTGCACACGACCGATGCGGCGCAGTCAATTAACCGCATGATCGACGTTTTCCCGCCCCATCAGCAGGCGCAGGTCCGCACCCAGGTTTCTTTTGTTCTTCAGGCGGTTTTCAGCCAGCAACTTTTGCCCCACATCAACGGCGTCGGACGCGCGCTGGCGGTGGAGGTCTTGATCGTCACCCCGGCCATCCGGAATCTGATCCGCGAAGCCAAAACAGAACAGATCATTATTTCCATGCAAACCGGCGCCAAGCATGGGATGCAGACGATGAATATGTCCTTAAACGATCTTTATCTTCGCCATGTCATCAGTTTTCAGGAAGCTCTCGGAGCTTCCTGCGACCCGGACGATATCAAACGGCTGATGCAGCGAGGAAATGATTCGCGAACAGGCAATGGAGCTCATTAG
- a CDS encoding phosphate acyltransferase, which yields MIDSWHEFRQKASRSPQRIVLADGEDPRVIQAAAIAKNERIAEPVLIGDPIQMDSVWSAHADGFPLQAIDPSTYIDRNENELLDDLLSCPHFKDLSRREARRRLQDPLLLGCLYLKRGQADGFIGGATRTTADTLRAVFSVTGLAARAGILFGLFLIERQTHRSPKSLVLLADGAVIPDPSSKQLADIGIRSAEAYTFFTGQQARVAFLSFSTRGSAQHVLIDKVRRATELAREKAPHLSIDGEWQGDTALDVFSAGIKGAGDSPMAGQANVLIVPDLNCGNIAYKLVQRLGGCRAVGPVLWGTAQPANDLSRGCSVEDVLDMIALTSLQAQAAKTPGD from the coding sequence ATGATTGATTCATGGCATGAATTCCGTCAAAAGGCCTCGCGCTCTCCGCAACGTATTGTTCTGGCGGATGGCGAAGATCCGCGGGTGATTCAAGCCGCGGCCATTGCCAAAAATGAACGGATTGCGGAACCGGTTCTGATCGGAGACCCGATTCAGATGGACAGCGTCTGGTCCGCCCATGCCGATGGGTTCCCGCTCCAGGCGATTGACCCGAGCACGTATATCGACCGGAACGAAAACGAGTTACTGGATGACCTTTTAAGCTGCCCCCATTTCAAAGACCTGTCCCGCCGCGAAGCGCGCCGACGCCTGCAGGATCCACTCCTTCTTGGATGTCTCTATTTGAAGAGAGGGCAAGCCGACGGTTTTATCGGCGGGGCCACTCGGACAACCGCCGATACGCTGCGCGCTGTTTTCTCGGTCACGGGCCTGGCGGCGCGTGCCGGCATTCTATTTGGACTTTTCTTGATCGAGCGTCAAACCCATCGTTCGCCGAAATCGCTGGTCCTCTTGGCCGATGGCGCGGTAATCCCGGACCCCTCTTCTAAACAATTGGCGGACATCGGCATTCGTTCCGCCGAAGCTTACACGTTTTTTACCGGGCAGCAAGCCCGTGTCGCTTTTCTTTCGTTTTCCACGAGGGGAAGCGCTCAGCATGTCCTGATTGATAAAGTTCGTCGAGCGACGGAATTGGCCCGCGAGAAAGCACCCCATCTTTCGATTGACGGGGAATGGCAGGGAGATACCGCTTTAGACGTCTTTAGCGCCGGGATCAAGGGAGCAGGGGATTCTCCGATGGCCGGCCAAGCCAACGTTTTAATTGTTCCGGACTTGAATTGCGGCAATATTGCCTACAAACTGGTGCAACGACTGGGAGGATGCCGGGCGGTGGGTCCCGTCCTTTGGGGGACCGCACAACCGGCGAACGATCTTTCCCGTGGCTGTTCCGTGGAAGACGTGCTCGATATGATTGCGCTGACCAGTCTTCAAGCTCAAGCCGCGAAGACTCCAGGAGATTAA
- the coaD gene encoding pantetheine-phosphate adenylyltransferase, translating to MKRLAIYPGSFDPVTNGHLDIIERGQHLFDHLIVAVTRNPHKSPFFSLEERITFLQTALRGNRRVKIETFSGLLIHYAKQRGASAIIRGLRVISDFEYEFQMALMNRRQSTRFETVFLMPDEKYTYLSSSLVREISLLGGNVKGLVPSVVEKALKLRLR from the coding sequence ATGAAACGATTGGCCATCTATCCGGGCTCATTTGATCCAGTCACCAACGGGCACCTGGATATCATCGAACGCGGTCAGCATCTTTTCGACCACCTCATTGTGGCCGTGACCCGTAACCCGCACAAATCACCTTTCTTCAGCCTGGAAGAACGAATCACTTTCCTTCAAACCGCTTTACGGGGCAACCGCCGCGTGAAGATCGAAACCTTTTCAGGGCTCCTCATTCACTACGCGAAGCAGAGAGGGGCCTCAGCGATTATCCGCGGCCTGAGGGTGATCTCCGATTTTGAATATGAATTTCAAATGGCGCTCATGAATCGCCGTCAAAGTACGCGCTTCGAAACGGTTTTCCTGATGCCGGACGAGAAATACACCTATCTCTCTTCCAGCCTGGTTCGCGAAATTTCTCTGCTGGGGGGGAACGTCAAAGGGCTGGTTCCTTCTGTCGTCGAGAAGGCTCTGAAGCTGCGACTGCGCTAG